The Bubalus bubalis isolate 160015118507 breed Murrah chromosome 16, NDDB_SH_1, whole genome shotgun sequence genome window below encodes:
- the ATM gene encoding serine-protein kinase ATM isoform X4: protein MSLALNDLLICCRQLELDKATERRREIEKFKRLIEDPETVRHLDHHSDSKQGKYLNWDAVFRFLQKYIQKETECLRTARQNVSASTQATRQKKMQEISSLVKCFIKCANKRAPRLKCQELLNYIMDTVKDSSSGAIYGADCSNILLKDILSVRKYWCEISQQQWLGF, encoded by the exons ATGAGTCTAGCACTTAATGATCTGCTTATTTGCTGCCGTCAACTAGAACTTGATAAAGCTACAGAGCGAAGG agaGAGATTGAGAAATTTAAGCGCCTGATTGAGGATCCTGAAACTGTTCGACATTTAGATCACCATTCAGATTCCAAACAAGGGAAATATTTGAATTGGGATGCTGTTTTTAG GTTTTTACAGaaatatattcagaaagaaacagaatgtcTGAGAACAGCAAGACAAAATGTATCAGCTTCGACACAAGCCACTAGGCAGAAAAAGATGCAAGAAATCAGTAGCTTGGTCAAGTGCTTCATCAAATGTGCAAATAAAA gagcACCCAGGCTGAAATGTCAAGAACTGTTGAATTATATCATGGATACAGTGAAAGATTCATCCAGTGGTGCTATTTATGGAGCTGATTGTAGCAATATATTGCTGAAGGACATTCTTTCAGTGAGGAAATACTGGTGTGAAATATCTCAGCAACAGTGGCTCG